Genomic DNA from bacterium:
GAGATCTCGGCGATCTACAAGGACGAGCGCATCTTGCTGACCGGAGGAGCTCCGACACAGCCGGAAGGCGCCGACGTCAACGGCGGACCTCCGTTCGAAGAAGACCACGGTCACCCCGCCGCTCCCTACGTCCAAGACGTCGGCGGGGCTGGCGGTCAAGACGAAGATGCCGCCCAAGTCTCGGAGAACCTCAGCTTGGAGCGCGGCTGGCTGGCGCAGGATGGGAGCCCGCTGCCGTTCACCAGCGAGGAGGCTTTACTCGACTTTCTGAAGTCGGCCCGCGTCGTTAAGCAGAAAACGGTGGGCAAGGGGATCACCCGAGCCAAGCGGGTCGTCCTGGAGAAGGACGGGATTCGGGCTCGCGCCGTCTTCCACGACGTTGATTTGACCAAGCGACGTCATCGTCTCGCGAAGGGCGTGGTGATCATGCACTTTCGCGACAGCTACTTCAACAATGTCGCGGCCTACGAGCTCGGCCGCTTGCTTGGTCTCACCAACCTGCCGCCGGCGACGACACGAAGGCTGGGCGCCGCCAAGGGATCGATTCAACTCTGGATCGAGAAAGCCAGAGACGAAGCCCAGCGCCAGGAAAAGGGAGGCGGCTCACTGACGGCAAAGGTGCGTCGCCGCATTGCCGATATGTGGGTCTTTGACAACCTGATCGGCAACACGGACAGGAATCAAGGCAACATGCTGCACGACTCGCGGGGGGAGTTCTGGTGGATCGACCACACTCGCTCTTTCGGCAGCTCGAAGCAGCTGCTCAGCCCCGCGAAGATGAGACGCTGTTCGCGCAGTCTGCTCGAGGCGATTCGAGACCTGGATGAGGAGGAGACGCGCGACCGGCTGCGTCCGTACATCAGCTCCTTCGAGATCAAAGCACTCTTCGCCCGCCGCGAAAAGCTCCTCGAGTATCTGGACGAGCAGATCGCCAGCCGGGGCGAAGATGCCTTTCTGTTCTCCTACGGCGATCTCGACGACGCGGTACAGGTGATCTACCAGCCGAGTGACGTGCCGAAATCCGCCGCGGACGGTTAGCTTACAAGGCCGCCGAAGCGCTCAGGTCCTGCAAAGCTCGGCGCCGGGCCGGCAATCCTGCTCGTAGGCGCGGGCGAGCCAAGTGAGGAGCGCCTGCCCGGCATCCTCGGGTGAGCGGCCGAAGGCGACGATGCCATCCTCGTGGCCTCCCATGGCAAGCACTCGACGCTCGGCGAAGATACCTTCGCGATAAAGTCGCTGGACCTCGCGGGCCATCTCGGGGGTTCCGTAGGGCACGGCGGGCGAGGTCTCCGGGAGTCGCAGCTCCCGGCGCCGGTTCCAGAGCACCGGCGAATGAGCGTGCAGAACGCAACGGATGTGGGGTCCCAGGTCGTAGACCGCTCCGTGGGTCATGGATTCCGACGATGGTGGCGTGAGCCCCCTGCTGACCAGCTGGTTGCGATCGAAATCGTAGCGCTCGACGATGCAGAAATCGTCGAGCCCGATCGAGTGCTTGCCCGAAGTCTGGGTGCCGGTAATGAGAAAGCTGCGCCGCCCCAGCGCCATGCCAGGGCGGCCCAGGCGAACGCTGACATTGCCGTAGCCTGCGCCTTCGTAGCGGGCCCTATCCTGTCCGACTAGACCCGTCAGGGCCAAGATCTCGCGCCAGGCGATCAGAGGGCAGACGATCTCGGCGTACCTGCTGCGCGCGAGCGGCTCCCGGGTGTTCCGGAAGTCGAATTTGATGACGCCTTCTTCGCGCAATGGATCGCCCGGGCGACGTCTCAGGCGAGCAGGTGTTCGACGGCCGCGCGCTCTTCCCTCAGTTCTTTCTCGGTGGCGTCCATGCGCTCGCGACTGAAGTCGTCGATCTCCAGGTCCTGGACGATCCGATACTTGCCTTCGCTGCAGCGGCACGGGACCGAATAGATGACTCCGGGTGCGATGCCGTAGCTGCCGTCGGAGGCTACGGCCATGCTCACCCAGTCGTTCTCTGGAGTGCCGAGTGCCCACGAGTGGATGTGATCGATCGCGGCGGAGGCGGCCGATGCCGCCGAAGAGGCGCCGCGCGCCTTGATGATCTCGGCGCCGCGTTTCTGCACCTTGGGAATGAACTGGTCCCGGTACCAATCGACGTCGATCGAATTGGTTGCCGGCGAGTCGCCGATGAGCGCATGCGAGATGTCCGGATACTGGGTCGCGGAGTGATTACCCCAGATGATCATTCGACTCACGTCACTCACGTGCCGGTCGCTCTTCTGCGCTAGCTGACTCAGGGCGCGGTTGTGGTCGAGACGCGTCATGGCGGTGAACTGCGTCGCGTCCAGGTCAGGCGCGTTCGACTGGGCGATGAGGCAATTCGTATTGGCCGGGTTCCCGACCACCAGAACCCGGATATCCCGCGCGGCGTGGTCATTGATCGCCTTGCCCTGAGGCCCGAAGATCTTGCCGTTCTCGCCCAGAAGGTCGGCGCGTTCCATGCCCGCCGTGCGGGGCTTGGCGCCGACCAGGATGGCGTAGTCGGCGTCGCCAAAGCCCTCGGCGTAGTCCGCCGTGGCGACGATTCCGTCGAGAAGCGGGAAAGCGCCATCCGAAAGCTCCATGACGACGCCATTGAGGGCGTCCAGGGCCGGTGGAATCTCGATCAGCTGCAGGATGACCGGCTGGTCGGGGCCGAGCATGTCCCCTGCCGCGATGCGGAAGCAAAGTTGATAACCGATGTTGCCGGCGGCTCCGGTTACAGCTATGCGGACGGGTTTTTTCATGTTTTTTCCTTTCGGATTGCAGTGCGTGACGTGGCTATCCTGACCGAAAGAGGACGCTTTTGAAAGAGGTCCGGTGTAAGATCCAGGCTCTTTTTTGAAGGAGAGATACGAGATGCCCGATAAGGAAGAAACCAACGCCACCGAGACCCCGGTCGAAGCTAGCGCCGAAGCCACCGCTGAAGCCTCAAAAGACCAGGCTGCGTCCGCAGAACCAGCCGAGGCCGAAGCGGAAGGGCCGGTAGCTCCGGAGGAGCCAATAGCCGAAGCGCCTCCGGAGGAGGCCGGAGCAGAGCCAGAGGCGTCCGAGGCCGCGCCGGCAACCGAGCCGGAGCCTGGTCCGGAAACCGAGAAACCGCCGCCGGCGCAGGCCGCTCCTGACAAGGGCCCGGCCAAGGCGAAGCTCAAGCAGCTCAAGGCCCAGCGCGACGAAGCGCTCAGATCCGGCGACAGGGTCGCACTCAAGCGCGTTCGCGCCAGGATCCGCCGCCAGAAGCGGCGCATGCGCAAGGCGGGCTAATCGGGGACACCATTCCTTGGTGTCCCCTCCCGACTGGTTTTGCCTGCTCTTGGTCTCCCGCGTCTAGTCGGTAGAGAAATCGACCCAGCGGACCTCGTCGCCGAGGTTGATCTCGCCGTCCGTCAGGACCTCGCCGTAGGCGCCGGCCCGCCACTCCGGGTCGAGGGCGTTTTGGAGACCGGGATGGCTTTCTTCCATGCGGCGGCAGGGACGGGTCTCGCCGTGAATGCGAATCTTGACGTCGCCGACACCGAGAGTCTTGCCGCGGCTCTCGACGAGATCGACGCCGCGGACCAGCAGATTGGCTCGGCGGAGAATCGGGTCGGGCTTGCCCTCGACGGCCGCGACCGCGTCGGCCCAGCTCTCGACGCTCACTAGAGTCACCTGGCGCTTGCCGCCCTGATCGGCATTGCTTTCGAGGCCTCTGCCGGTGTGGGCTCGAGCGCTGGGAACCGGGTCCATGGGGCCGCGTTTGGCGCGCTTGATCCAGATGGTCTCGAGGCGGCCGGCTGAGCTCATTCCGGTTCTCCCGCAGGCTCGCCGGTCGCGGCGCGCTCGAGGGTGGTCATGTCGACGGCTTCAGGGCTGTCGAAAACCTCGTCCGGCACCGAGTCGAAGACTGCGATCTCGGTGTGTTGGCCGCGGCCGCGATCGTCGGACAGCAAGATCGATCCGTGTCGACGCCAGTTGCGCCACGGGACCTGAAATCGGGGCTCCTCGTCCGAGGCCTTGGCAAAGAAGTCCCACTGCTCGACGAGGCCGGAGTCCTTGGCCACATAGACCTCGTACTTGTTCTCGGGGGTCCGCCCGACCGCTCGAAAGGTGAGCTCGAGCACGTCGGCATTGCGGCCGTCGAGAAGAGCCCGCTCGCCGACATACTTGAGAGCAACGCCGGTGTCTTTCAACTTGTAGGGCATGAACATCCAGTAGCTGTCGTTGATCCAAGCGGACTCGCCGAGCTCGAGCAGGCCGGCCAAGTCCTCGGCGTCGGTCACCTCCTCGCCGGCGCGCCAGGCGCGGCCCTCTTTGCTGTGAATGTTCATCAGAATCAGGTAGGGCTGCGCGGTTTCCCGGTCGGTCCCCTCGATCCTCACGTCGCCGGTATGGCGGTTCCAGACATGAAACCGGTCACCAAAGAATT
This window encodes:
- a CDS encoding class II aldolase/adducin family protein → MREEGVIKFDFRNTREPLARSRYAEIVCPLIAWREILALTGLVGQDRARYEGAGYGNVSVRLGRPGMALGRRSFLITGTQTSGKHSIGLDDFCIVERYDFDRNQLVSRGLTPPSSESMTHGAVYDLGPHIRCVLHAHSPVLWNRRRELRLPETSPAVPYGTPEMAREVQRLYREGIFAERRVLAMGGHEDGIVAFGRSPEDAGQALLTWLARAYEQDCRPGAELCRT
- a CDS encoding malate dehydrogenase — translated: MKKPVRIAVTGAAGNIGYQLCFRIAAGDMLGPDQPVILQLIEIPPALDALNGVVMELSDGAFPLLDGIVATADYAEGFGDADYAILVGAKPRTAGMERADLLGENGKIFGPQGKAINDHAARDIRVLVVGNPANTNCLIAQSNAPDLDATQFTAMTRLDHNRALSQLAQKSDRHVSDVSRMIIWGNHSATQYPDISHALIGDSPATNSIDVDWYRDQFIPKVQKRGAEIIKARGASSAASAASAAIDHIHSWALGTPENDWVSMAVASDGSYGIAPGVIYSVPCRCSEGKYRIVQDLEIDDFSRERMDATEKELREERAAVEHLLA
- a CDS encoding MOSC domain-containing protein — encoded protein: MSSAGRLETIWIKRAKRGPMDPVPSARAHTGRGLESNADQGGKRQVTLVSVESWADAVAAVEGKPDPILRRANLLVRGVDLVESRGKTLGVGDVKIRIHGETRPCRRMEESHPGLQNALDPEWRAGAYGEVLTDGEINLGDEVRWVDFSTD